A single Xiphias gladius isolate SHS-SW01 ecotype Sanya breed wild chromosome 22, ASM1685928v1, whole genome shotgun sequence DNA region contains:
- the eny2 gene encoding transcription and mRNA export factor ENY2, translating to MSRESRMRATVNQKLTEMGEQERLKELLRAKLTECGWKDQMKAHCKEVIKEKGLEHVTVEDLVVEITPKGRALVPDSVKKELLQRIRTFLAQHAT from the exons ATGAGCAGAGAGTCCAGAATGAGGGCGACAGTAAACCAGAAGCTGACAGAGATGGGCGAACAAGAGAG ACTGAAGGAGTTACTGAGAGCTAAGCTCACTGAGTGTGGATGGAAGGACCAGATGAAGGCTCACTGCAAAG AAGTAATCAAAGAAAAAGGCTTGGAGCATGTTACTGTGGAGGACCTGGTGGTGGAGATCACTCCTAAAGGAAGAG CCTTGGTGCCAGATAGTGTCAAGAAAGAGCTTCTCCAGAGAATAAGAACCTTTTTAGCTCAGCATGCcacataa